One genomic window of Cannabis sativa cultivar Pink pepper isolate KNU-18-1 chromosome 2, ASM2916894v1, whole genome shotgun sequence includes the following:
- the LOC115718853 gene encoding cysteine proteinase inhibitor codes for MATVGGIKEVDGNQNSLEIESLARFAVDEHNKKQNSLLQFEKVVNTKVQVVSGTMHHITLEALDGDKKKVYEAKVWEKPWMHFKELQEFKYIGDAPSGSSS; via the exons ATGGCGACCGTCGGTGGAATCAAAGAAGTTGATGGGAATCAGAACAGTCTCGAGATCGAAAGCCTTGCTCGTTTTGCTGTCGATGAACACAACAAGAAACAG AATTCGCTTCTGCAATTTGAGAAGGTTGTAAACACGAAAGTGCAAGTGGTTTCTGGTACGATGCATCATATTACGTTGGAGGCTTTGGATGGGGATAAGAAGAAGGTTTATGAAGCCAAGGTGTGGGAGAAGCCATGGATGCATTTTAAGGAGCTCCAGGAATTCAAATATATTGGTGATGCTCCTTCTGGATCATCCTCTTAA
- the LOC133034143 gene encoding uncharacterized protein LOC133034143, whose amino-acid sequence MHKGNTWLKSLPLMIPSLKGLTPSQQEVVKLWKIHPSKPLLQIQKLPLTKAPINGQAKVPFPCALRPVGKIPENRAELLEHLTQVKINLPLLHIIKQVPAYAKIIKDLCTAKRKHHVKKTAFLTEQVSAVIEQKTPPKYKDPGCPTISCQIGTHEVSQALLDLGASVNLMPYSVYSQLGLREMKPTSVVLQLADRSIKKPRGIVEDVLVQIEKFYYPVDFLVLDTQSVVNMESKIPIILGRPFLATANALINCRNGLMKISFGNMTLEVNIFHIGKQLQEDEECHQTFMIDNLVSEEIQLQRNFVNLDELLSRLENENPGLLSPLLLPLINWTHKT is encoded by the coding sequence ATGCACAAGGGCAACACATGGCTGAAATCTCTACCTCTAATGATCCCATCGTTAAAGGGGTTAACGCCATCACAACAAGAAGTGGTAAAGCTTTGGAAGATCCATCCATCAAAACCACTacttcaaattcaaaagttgcCCCTGACAAAGGCACCGATAAATGGTCAAGCAAAAGTACCATTTCCCTGTGCTCTTAGACCTGTTGGGAAAATTCCTGAAAACCGAGCTGAACTCCTTGAGCACTTGACACAAGTGaagattaatcttcctttgctTCACATCATAAAACAAGTGCCAGCTTATGCCAAAATCATCAAGGACTTGTGCACTGCTAAGAGAAAGCACCATGTCAAGAAGACTGCTTTCTTGACTGAACAAGTGAGTGCGGTGATCGAACAAAAGACACCGCCAAAATACAAAGATCCTGGTTGTCCCACCATTTCATGCCAAATTGGGACTCATGAAGTCAGCCAAGCTTTGCTTGACCTTGGCGCGAGTGTGAATCTCATGCCTTACTCTGTGTACTCGCAACTTGGTCTTAGAGAAATGAAGCCAACATCTGTTGTGCTGCAGCTTGCTGACCGCTCTATCAAAAAGCCTCGGGGTATCGTTGAGGATGTTCTTGTTCAAATTGAGAAATTCTATTATCCCGTGGACTTCCTTGTTCTGGATACTCAATCTGTGGTCAACATGGAATCCAAGATTCCCATCATCCTTGGAAGACCATTCCTTGCCACTGCAAATGCTTTGATCAATTGTCGTAATGgtctaatgaaaatatcatttgGAAATATGACACTTGAGGTCAACATTTTTCACATTGGGAAACAACTTCAAGAGGATGAAGAATGTCATCAAACATTCATGATTGACAATCTTGTTTCTGAAGAGATTCAATTGCAAAGAAATTTCGTTAATCTTGATGAACTCCTCTCACGCCTTGAAAATGAGAATCCCGGTTTGTTGAGTCCGCTCTTGCTACCGTTGATCAATTGGACACACAAAACGTAG
- the LOC133034144 gene encoding uncharacterized protein LOC133034144: protein MSNSSSDETTSSETSSNPSTTPSPIHTIIGNPFAMNNNNEIQQRTLNDYLHPTQTSIPSCFIFPPNMPSLGVKPGIIQLLPTFHGIENENPYVHIREFEEVVDTFYDRATINDAARLKFFPFSLKDKAKSWLYSLRSRSIGTWEEMTKTFFVKYFPVHKTNSLKRQISTFSQKDNETFYQVWERFKDLLSQCPHHGYESWRIVSYFYEGLTSRERQFVEMMCNGEFLQKEPEEALEFLIELAEKSHTWTGPSAAESTNRNRLAGIYQLREEDSLKAQVESLKKQIEILTTKDGQKGCMVAQAQSRPLEPCFVCGENGHLAKDCLVYKEMKGVHEEQCNALGQYNKPFSHTYNPGWRNHPNFGWRDNSNQAQTCRRTMEK, encoded by the coding sequence ATGAGTAACTCTTCTTCTGACGAAACCACTTCTAGTGAAACTTCGTCCAATCCATCCACTACTCCTTCTCCCATTCACACGATAATCGGTAATCCCTTcgcaatgaataataataatgaaatacaaCAGAGAACACTTAATGATTACCTTCACCCCACCCAAACTTCCATACCATCATGCTTCATATTTCCACCTAATATGCCAAGTCTTGGTGTCAAACCCGGCATTATTCAACTTTTGCCAACTTTTCATGGAATAGAAAATGAAAATCCATATGTGCATATTAGGGAATTTGAGGAAGTTGTTGACACTTTTTATGACCGAGCAACCATCAATGATGCTGCACGCTTAAAGTTTTTTCCCTTCTCCTTGAAGGATAAAGCTAAAAGTTGGTTGTATTCTTTGAGATCTAGGTCTATCGGAACATGGGAAGAAATGACCAAAAcattttttgttaaatatttcccTGTCCATAAGACCAACAGTTTGAAAAGACAAATCTCAACATTTTCCCAAAAAGACAATGAAACGTTCTATCAAGTCTGGGAGAGATTTAAAGATCTCTTAAGTCAGTGTCCACACCACGGGTACGAGAGTTGGCGCATCGTCAGCTACTTCTATGAAGGCCTCACAAGTCGTGAGCGCCAGTTCGTAGAAATGATGTGCAACGGTGAGTTCCTTCAAAAGGAACCCGAAGAAGCTCTTGAGTTTCTCATTGAGCTTGCTGAAAAATCTCACACATGGACTGGTCCAAGTGCTGCTGAAAGCACCAACAGAAATCGACTAGCTGGGATTTACCAACTTCGGGAAGAGGACAGCTTAAAGGCCCAAGTCGAATCTTTAAAAAAGCAAATTGAAATCCTTACGACTAAAGATGGCCAAAAAGGGTGCATGGTTGCCCAAGCACAATCCAGACCACTCGAACCTTGTTTCGTTTGTGGAGAAAATGGGCATTTAGCTAAGGACTGCTTAGTTTACAAAGAAATGAAGGGGGTTCATGAGGAGCAATGCAATGCCTTAGGGCAATATAACAAGCCATTCTCCCATACGTACAACCCCGGTTGGAGAAACCACCCGAATTTCGGTTGGAGAGATAACTCTAACCAAGCTCAAACATGCCGGAGGACAATGGAGAAATGA
- the LOC115721216 gene encoding uncharacterized protein LOC115721216 — MKPKHQCGIVLENKHADAQWLAKHFLNEFRMHPNMEFSAFHQMTQNSKFSKVSNHQFYRARDTARIILEGSVKDQYEIVEDYCNQLLETNPGSTANIQTILVDGKRVFEKVYICLKACKDGFIRGCRRLIELDGYHLKGYCKGILLAAVGIDGANSIFPIAYAVVGKETKESWTWFLELLKEDLHPTDPCIYTMMRDRQKGLQNAVDKIFLGSDGRFCVRHMHGNFKKDFPGLLLKQMLWAAARATTPADFERKMKDLKDVNERAYNWLAAKNSSELSKSHFKESVKCDMLLKNVCESFNSAILDARDKPIVTLLESLRLWLIRKFTKNRENVDKWKNPVHNNIMKILDKQMEISAYCSIQLSNATMFQVTMNDGKSLTVDLDTHTCTCRRWQLTGLPCGHGLATIFFAKHDVWGYIHSWYHKAAYEGTVGPVSSPDNWPNKGINPILPPGENNLPGRPKKKRNLSANEPPLLMQPSLVKKG, encoded by the coding sequence ATGAAACCCAAACACCAATGTGGCATAGTGTTAGAAAATAAGCATGCAGACGCACAATGGTTGGCAAAGCATTTCCTTAATGAGTTTAGGATGCACCCCAATATGGAATTCTCAGCTTTCCACCAGATGACACAAAATAGCAAGTTCTCCAAGGTCTCGAACCATCAATTCTACAGGGCCCGTGACACTGCAAGGATAATATTAGAGGGGTCTGTTAAGGATCAATATGAAATCGTAGAAGACTATTGCAACCAACTTTTGGAAACAAACCCTGGGAGTACTGCAAATATTCAAACTATATTGGTTGATGGTAAAAGGGTTTTTGAGAAGGTTTACATATGCTTAAAGGCATGTAAGGATGGTTTCATAAGGGGTTGCAGGAGGCTAATTGAATTAGATGGTTATCATTTAAAAGGCTATTGCAAAGGAATTCTATTGGCTGCCGTTGGGATTGATGGAGCAAACTCAATCTTTCCGATTGCATATGCAGTGGTTGGGAAAGAGACTAAAGAAAGTTGGACTTGGTTTTTGGAGCTGTTAAAAGAAGACTTGCATCCCACCGATCCTTGCATATACACGATGATGAGAGATAGGCAAAAAGGTTTGCAAAATGCAGTGGACAAGATTTTCCTTGGTTCCGATGGTCGTTTTTGTgtgagacatatgcatggtaATTTTAAGAAAGATTTCCCTGGACTTCTGCTGAAACAAATGTTGTGGGCTGCAGCAAGAGCCACAACCCCAGCTGACTTTGAAAGAAAAATGAAGGACTTAAAAGATGTTAATGAGAGAGCTTATAATTGGCTCGCTGCAAAGAACTCATCCGAGTTGAGTAAATCACACTTCAAAGAATCTGTGAAGTGTGACATGTTGCTTAAGAATGTATGTGAAAGTTTCAATAGTGCAATCTTGGATGCAAGGGATAAACCAATTGTAACTTTATTGGAGTCGTTAAGGCTTTGGTTGATTCGTAAGTTTACCAAAAACAGGGAGAATGTGGACAAGTGGAAGAACCCTGTGCATAACAATATCATGAAGATATTGGATAAGCAAATGGAAATTTCTGCTTATTGCTCTATTCAACTTTCAAATGCTACAATGTTTCAAGTAACCATGAATGATGGAAAGAGCTTAACTGTTGATTTGGATACACACACGTGCACATGCAGAAGATGGCAACTGACGGGGCTTCCATGTGGACATGGTTTGGCCACAATATTTTTTGCTAAACATGATGTGTGGGGATATATTCACTCGTGGTACCACAAAGCAGCTTACGAAGGTACAGTAGGGCCAGTGTCGAGCCCAGACAACTGGCCAAACAAAGGAATTAATCCTATACTACCTCCAGGTGAAAACAACCTTCCCGGAAGgccaaagaagaaaagaaacttGAGTGCTAATGAGCCGCCCCTGCTAATGCAACCAAGCTTAGTAAAAAAAGGATAA